Proteins encoded by one window of Erwinia pyrifoliae DSM 12163:
- the pepT gene encoding peptidase T, whose protein sequence is MNESLARQLTQRFYRYLAVSSQSDAASNVLPSTTEQHQMAQLLAAELRSLGLKDVVIDEFATVTAVKKGHRPGAPRIGFITHIDTVDVGLSPHIHPQTLHFKGEDLCLNTAEDIWLRCAEHPEINAYHGQDIIFSDGTSVLGADNKAAVAVVMTLMENLSDEDAHGDIVVAFVPDEEIGLRGAKALDLSSRFDVDFAYTIDCCELGEVVYENFNAAAADITLTGVTAHPMSGKGVLVNPLLMACDFIGHFDRLQTPEHTAGREGYIWFYDLQANASVAHLKAGIRDFDLSGFAQRKQQIVEVAEKIRLAYPTAKVEVKISDTYSNISNAIGADRRAIDLIFLAMAQLEIKPKIIPMRGGTDGAALSAKGLLTPNFFTGAHNFHSKFEFLPIPSFVKSYQLAEKICLLAAQSR, encoded by the coding sequence ATGAATGAATCACTCGCACGTCAGTTAACCCAACGTTTTTATCGCTATCTTGCGGTGAGCAGCCAGAGTGATGCCGCTTCGAATGTGTTGCCCAGCACCACTGAACAGCATCAGATGGCGCAACTGCTGGCAGCGGAGTTGCGCAGCCTGGGTCTGAAGGACGTGGTGATTGACGAGTTCGCTACCGTCACCGCAGTGAAGAAAGGCCATCGCCCCGGCGCGCCGCGCATCGGGTTTATCACCCATATTGATACCGTCGATGTCGGCCTTTCGCCGCATATTCACCCGCAAACCTTGCATTTTAAGGGTGAGGATCTGTGCCTGAATACCGCAGAAGATATCTGGCTGCGTTGCGCGGAGCACCCGGAAATAAACGCCTATCACGGACAGGATATTATCTTTAGCGACGGAACCAGCGTGCTGGGTGCGGATAACAAAGCGGCAGTGGCGGTAGTCATGACGCTGATGGAAAACCTGTCTGACGAGGATGCGCACGGCGACATTGTGGTGGCGTTTGTGCCGGATGAGGAGATCGGCCTGCGCGGCGCGAAGGCACTGGATCTTAGCAGTCGGTTCGATGTTGATTTTGCTTATACCATCGACTGCTGCGAGCTGGGTGAAGTGGTGTATGAAAACTTCAACGCGGCGGCTGCCGACATTACCCTGACCGGAGTCACGGCTCACCCGATGTCGGGCAAAGGCGTACTGGTGAATCCCCTGCTGATGGCCTGTGACTTTATTGGCCATTTTGATCGCCTGCAAACGCCGGAGCATACTGCCGGGCGTGAAGGATATATCTGGTTCTACGATTTACAGGCCAATGCCAGCGTGGCTCATCTTAAAGCCGGCATCCGCGACTTCGACCTGAGCGGATTTGCCCAGCGCAAACAGCAAATTGTCGAGGTGGCCGAGAAAATCCGGCTGGCGTACCCAACGGCTAAGGTCGAAGTGAAAATCAGCGATACCTATAGCAATATCAGTAATGCCATTGGTGCCGATCGGCGGGCAATTGATCTTATCTTTCTTGCGATGGCGCAGCTGGAGATCAAACCCAAAATCATACCGATGCGCGGCGGCACCGATGGCGCTGCTCTGTCAGCCAAAGGATTATTAACGCCAAACTTTTTCACCGGGGCGCATAACTTCCACTCAAAATTTGAGTTCCTGCCAATACCCTCTTTTGTGAAATCCTATCAGCTGGCGGAGAAAATCTGTCTGCTGGCGGCGCAGTCGCGCTAA
- a CDS encoding ABC transporter substrate-binding protein, which yields MKKSLLQTALAALMLSIASGSLAKTLVYCSEGSPENFNPQLFTSGISVDASAVPLYNRLVEFIPGTTRLVPSLAERWDISPDGKVYTFHLRGGVKFHSNRFFQPSRDFNADDVIFSFMRQKDPANPYHNVSNGTYANFNSLEFGSLLQNIEKVDDRTVRFTLAHAEAPFLADLSWYFASVQSAEYAEAMLKAGTPEKVDHEPIGTGPFELVQYQKDSRILFRAFPQYWQGRAKLDRLVYSITPDASVRAARLEKNECQVMPLPNPNDLSRLRANPNVNVMEKAGLNTGYLAFNTKKAPLDNVKVRQALSMAINKQAIIDAVFLGTGTIAKNLLPPGVWSANKELKDYDYAPQQARALLKEAGIAPGTTIDLWAMPVQRPYNPNARRMAELIQADWAKIGIKANIVSFEWGEYLSRIHHSEHQAALMGWTTATGDPDNFFSPLFSCTAANGGGNASKWCYPPFEQLINKARSEQDRQQRSIYYREAQQMMHDLAPAVMIAHSTLFEPVRKEVTGYQVDPFGKHIFYQVDIKQP from the coding sequence ATGAAAAAAAGCCTGCTGCAGACGGCACTGGCGGCACTGATGTTGAGTATAGCCAGCGGTTCGCTGGCGAAAACCCTGGTGTATTGCTCGGAAGGTTCACCAGAAAACTTCAACCCGCAGTTGTTTACGTCCGGCATCAGCGTAGATGCCAGCGCGGTGCCGTTGTACAACCGTTTGGTAGAGTTTATTCCCGGCACAACCCGGCTGGTACCCAGTTTGGCGGAGCGCTGGGATATCAGCCCGGACGGTAAGGTTTACACTTTCCATCTGCGCGGCGGCGTGAAATTTCACAGCAACAGGTTTTTCCAGCCTTCGCGTGATTTCAACGCCGACGACGTCATTTTCTCATTTATGCGTCAGAAGGATCCCGCCAATCCTTACCATAATGTCTCAAACGGGACTTACGCCAACTTCAACAGCCTGGAATTTGGCAGCCTGCTGCAAAACATCGAAAAGGTGGATGATCGTACCGTGCGCTTCACCCTGGCACATGCGGAAGCGCCTTTTCTTGCCGACCTCAGCTGGTATTTCGCCTCTGTCCAGTCGGCAGAATACGCCGAGGCGATGCTAAAAGCCGGCACGCCTGAAAAGGTAGACCATGAGCCGATTGGCACCGGCCCTTTTGAACTGGTGCAATATCAGAAAGACTCGCGCATCCTGTTCCGCGCTTTCCCGCAATACTGGCAGGGCAGAGCAAAACTGGATCGGCTGGTTTACAGCATCACGCCCGATGCCTCAGTGCGCGCCGCAAGGCTTGAGAAAAATGAATGCCAGGTGATGCCGCTCCCCAATCCGAACGATCTGTCACGGCTGCGGGCAAACCCCAATGTTAACGTCATGGAGAAAGCAGGCCTGAATACCGGGTATCTGGCATTCAATACTAAAAAAGCACCGCTGGACAACGTCAAGGTTCGTCAGGCGTTAAGCATGGCAATCAACAAACAGGCGATTATTGATGCAGTGTTTCTGGGAACCGGGACCATCGCGAAAAACCTGCTGCCGCCCGGAGTCTGGAGTGCGAATAAAGAATTAAAGGATTATGACTATGCACCGCAGCAGGCGAGAGCGCTGCTGAAGGAGGCGGGCATCGCGCCGGGAACCACGATCGATCTGTGGGCGATGCCGGTTCAGCGACCGTACAACCCGAATGCACGCCGCATGGCCGAGTTGATTCAGGCTGACTGGGCAAAAATTGGCATAAAGGCCAATATCGTCAGTTTTGAGTGGGGCGAGTATCTGTCCCGCATTCATCATAGTGAACACCAGGCGGCGCTAATGGGCTGGACTACCGCCACCGGCGACCCGGATAACTTCTTCAGCCCGCTATTTAGCTGCACGGCGGCGAACGGCGGCGGCAATGCGTCTAAATGGTGCTATCCCCCGTTTGAACAGCTGATCAATAAGGCGCGCAGCGAGCAGGATCGGCAGCAGCGCAGCATATATTATCGTGAAGCGCAGCAAATGATGCACGATTTGGCACCGGCAGTCATGATCGCTCACTCGACCCTCTTTGAACCGGTACGTAAAGAAGTCACTGGCTACCAGGTGGATCCCTTTGGTAAACATATCTTCTATCAGGTAGATATCAAACAGCCGTAG
- a CDS encoding sugar transporter has product MQTIPVSRKTAWLRVLMLAIAAFIFNTTEFVPVGLLSDIGSSFSMQTAQVGLMLTIYAWVVALMSLPMMLLTRNVERRLLLAVIFVLFVASHALSSVAWDFTTLLVSRIGIALSHAIFWSITASLAIRVAPQGKKTQALSMMATGTALAMVLGLPIGRMIGQLLGWRITFAVIGAVALVTMLLLLKLLPKLPSEHTGSLKSVPMLFRRPALVALYLLIAITVTAHYTAYSYIEPFIQSVAGLSGGFTTFLLLVFGAAGIVGSVLFSIYGNKFPATFLIAAIALITLSMMSLYVAATHTIAVSTLCIVWGMAVMIMGLAVQVRVLALAPDATDVAMSLLSGIYNIGIGAGALLGGQVSLHLNMASVGYVGGAIGVLSLLWCAWSMKRHPQLRLNG; this is encoded by the coding sequence ATGCAAACAATTCCCGTTTCTCGTAAGACCGCATGGCTACGCGTGCTGATGCTCGCTATTGCCGCCTTTATTTTTAACACCACTGAGTTTGTGCCAGTGGGGCTGTTGTCGGACATTGGCAGCAGTTTTTCCATGCAGACGGCGCAGGTCGGGCTGATGCTGACCATTTACGCCTGGGTGGTGGCGCTGATGTCGCTACCGATGATGCTGCTGACGCGTAACGTAGAGCGCCGTCTGTTGCTGGCGGTCATATTTGTGCTGTTTGTCGCCAGTCACGCGCTTTCTTCCGTGGCGTGGGATTTCACTACCCTGCTGGTTTCGCGCATTGGCATTGCGTTATCGCACGCCATTTTCTGGTCGATCACCGCTTCTCTTGCCATTCGCGTCGCGCCACAGGGTAAGAAGACTCAGGCATTAAGTATGATGGCTACCGGCACCGCGCTGGCGATGGTGCTTGGCCTGCCAATCGGGCGGATGATTGGCCAGCTGCTGGGCTGGCGAATCACCTTCGCCGTGATCGGCGCGGTCGCGTTGGTCACCATGTTGCTGCTGCTGAAACTGTTGCCGAAGCTGCCAAGCGAACATACCGGTTCGTTGAAAAGCGTGCCGATGCTGTTCCGCCGTCCGGCGCTGGTGGCGTTGTATCTGCTGATTGCCATCACCGTTACCGCTCATTACACCGCTTATAGCTATATTGAACCGTTTATTCAAAGCGTTGCGGGACTGAGTGGTGGCTTCACCACTTTCCTGTTGTTAGTTTTCGGCGCGGCGGGGATTGTTGGCAGCGTGCTGTTCAGCATTTATGGCAATAAATTCCCGGCCACGTTTTTAATCGCAGCCATCGCCTTAATTACCCTGTCGATGATGTCTCTTTATGTCGCCGCAACACATACGATTGCGGTTTCCACGCTCTGCATTGTCTGGGGCATGGCGGTGATGATAATGGGTCTGGCGGTACAGGTGCGTGTGCTGGCGCTGGCTCCGGATGCCACCGACGTGGCGATGTCGTTGCTGTCTGGTATTTATAACATCGGTATCGGCGCCGGAGCGCTGCTGGGTGGCCAGGTGAGCCTGCACCTGAATATGGCCAGCGTCGGTTATGTCGGCGGCGCGATTGGCGTGCTGTCTCTGCTGTGGTGCGCCTGGAGTATGAAGCGCCATCCGCAGCTGCGCCTGAACGGATAG
- the glsB gene encoding glutaminase B encodes MVSVLDNSLLEEIIQQVRPLIGQGRVASYIPALAGVPAERLGIAVCTLDGSIYQAGDAQERFSIQSISKVLSLTLALTRYQESEIWQRVGKEPSGQPFNSLLQLELEQGKPRNPFINAGALVVCDMLETRLTAPRQRMLEVVRRLSQQPEIHYDRHVARSEFEHSARNAAIAWLMKSFGNFANDVPTVLQTYFHYCSMNMNCVELARCFLYLANHGRGLGQEDAVLTPKQTRQINALMVTSGMYDGAGEFAWRVGMPGKSGVGGGIIAVVPGEMSIAVWSPELDGSGNSLAGTAALELLAERIGRSIF; translated from the coding sequence ATGGTAAGCGTTCTGGATAACAGCTTGCTGGAAGAGATTATTCAGCAGGTACGGCCATTGATTGGACAGGGCCGGGTAGCCAGTTATATTCCTGCGCTGGCCGGTGTTCCGGCAGAACGATTGGGAATCGCCGTGTGTACCCTCGATGGCTCTATTTATCAGGCGGGAGATGCGCAAGAACGTTTTTCAATTCAGTCGATATCTAAAGTGCTTTCTCTGACGCTGGCGCTGACACGCTATCAGGAAAGCGAAATCTGGCAGCGGGTGGGTAAAGAACCTTCCGGACAGCCGTTTAACTCTCTGTTACAGCTTGAGCTGGAACAGGGTAAACCGCGTAATCCTTTTATCAACGCGGGTGCACTGGTGGTCTGCGATATGCTGGAAACGCGACTGACCGCGCCCCGGCAGCGTATGCTGGAGGTGGTGCGCAGGCTTTCACAGCAGCCGGAGATTCACTATGACCGCCATGTGGCGCGTTCTGAGTTTGAACATTCCGCACGTAATGCGGCGATCGCCTGGCTAATGAAATCATTCGGTAATTTCGCTAACGATGTGCCAACGGTACTGCAAACCTATTTTCACTACTGCTCTATGAACATGAACTGCGTTGAACTGGCGCGTTGCTTTCTCTATCTGGCCAATCATGGTCGGGGGCTGGGACAGGAAGACGCGGTGTTAACCCCGAAACAAACCCGGCAGATCAACGCATTAATGGTCACCAGCGGCATGTATGATGGTGCGGGTGAGTTTGCCTGGCGCGTGGGTATGCCGGGGAAATCGGGAGTCGGTGGCGGCATTATTGCCGTGGTGCCGGGTGAGATGAGCATTGCCGTCTGGTCGCCGGAACTGGACGGATCGGGTAATTCGCTGGCAGGCACCGCAGCACTGGAACTGCTGGCTGAACGTATCGGGCGCTCAATATTCTGA
- a CDS encoding helix-turn-helix domain-containing protein: protein MSHDDFISDLVQWIDNHIEGKMDLDTVADRAGYSKWHLQRMFKQHTGYALGEYIRQRRLKKSAERLARGGEPILDVAISFGFDSQQSFNRSFKRQFGQSPGAWRRQVRTAVHA, encoded by the coding sequence ATGAGTCATGATGATTTTATTAGCGATCTTGTGCAGTGGATCGATAACCATATTGAAGGAAAGATGGATTTAGATACGGTTGCCGACCGGGCTGGCTATTCTAAATGGCACCTGCAGCGCATGTTCAAACAGCATACCGGTTACGCACTGGGTGAATACATTCGTCAACGCCGTCTGAAAAAATCTGCAGAGCGCCTCGCACGCGGCGGGGAGCCGATCCTCGATGTGGCAATCAGTTTTGGCTTCGATTCGCAGCAATCCTTTAACCGCAGTTTTAAACGCCAGTTTGGTCAATCTCCGGGGGCCTGGCGGCGTCAGGTACGTACTGCCGTGCATGCCTGA
- a CDS encoding RrF2 family transcriptional regulator: MLDFRFPTAMQMVLCIARAHSEGLRCTSKILADGLKANPSFVRKMMVPLTRDGIIISTLGRSGSIRLGRPAHLITLCDIYLSVIEDKPLMAGRPEAEPCCIVSANACWYFKQLAKEAEQASLDVLAKRTVADALHDILQHGSAEPDPQRCTS, translated from the coding sequence ATGCTTGATTTTCGTTTTCCTACCGCTATGCAAATGGTTCTGTGTATTGCCAGAGCGCATAGTGAAGGTCTGCGCTGCACCAGTAAAATACTGGCCGATGGGCTGAAGGCTAACCCGAGTTTTGTCCGTAAAATGATGGTACCCCTCACGCGTGATGGCATTATCATTTCCACGCTCGGTCGTAGCGGCTCCATCCGCCTTGGGCGGCCCGCGCACCTGATCACCTTATGCGATATCTACCTGTCTGTGATTGAAGACAAGCCCTTGATGGCCGGACGCCCCGAAGCAGAACCTTGTTGTATCGTCAGTGCAAACGCCTGCTGGTACTTTAAACAGCTGGCCAAAGAAGCCGAACAGGCCTCGCTAGACGTACTGGCTAAACGCACCGTAGCCGATGCGTTGCACGACATTCTTCAGCACGGCTCCGCCGAGCCTGACCCGCAGCGCTGCACATCCTGA
- a CDS encoding AI-2E family transporter — protein MEIRNYDRVMLCQAASYLLVFAALYAVFPLRLLPCFLAGFIVYEIILALTPLIERLVKGPVARWISIMFLSVTLILALVTGITKLIGFMLNDLQNPAAFHATASKLLEDAQHTLSPVITRYLPSDIDELQTRMIGWLREHLVVVQTFGRNAAHTFATMLIGMLLGAIISLRISAGKRPDAPLKEAMLDRLSILAAAFHNVVFAQIKVSLVNTVLTGAFLFGVLPLFGLHFPFGKTVVVLTFVAGLLPIIGNLISNTVIVLIGLSISLEAALIALVYLVLIHKLEYFINARIFGSRISAKTWEILLAMLVFESAFGLAGVIAAPVYYAYLKAELRAASLI, from the coding sequence ATGGAAATAAGGAACTACGATCGTGTAATGCTTTGCCAGGCCGCCAGTTACCTGTTGGTATTTGCCGCCCTGTATGCTGTCTTCCCGCTGCGTTTGTTGCCCTGTTTTTTGGCCGGCTTTATCGTTTATGAAATTATTCTGGCGCTCACGCCGCTGATAGAACGGCTGGTGAAAGGCCCTGTCGCCCGCTGGATCAGCATTATGTTTCTTAGCGTGACGTTGATTCTGGCGCTGGTCACCGGCATCACCAAACTGATTGGCTTTATGCTAAACGACTTACAGAATCCTGCCGCTTTCCATGCTACCGCCAGCAAACTGTTGGAAGACGCCCAGCATACGCTTTCTCCGGTGATTACCCGTTATCTGCCGTCTGACATCGACGAACTACAGACCCGGATGATTGGCTGGCTGCGTGAGCATCTGGTGGTCGTGCAGACCTTTGGCCGTAACGCCGCGCATACCTTTGCCACCATGCTAATCGGTATGCTGCTCGGTGCGATAATCTCCCTGCGCATCAGCGCTGGTAAACGCCCCGATGCGCCGCTAAAAGAAGCCATGCTCGATCGCCTGAGCATTCTGGCGGCGGCATTCCACAATGTCGTTTTTGCCCAAATCAAGGTCTCACTGGTCAATACCGTACTGACCGGGGCATTTTTATTTGGCGTACTGCCGCTATTCGGCCTGCATTTCCCGTTTGGCAAAACCGTAGTGGTGCTGACCTTCGTCGCCGGACTGCTGCCGATTATCGGTAATCTGATCTCCAATACGGTCATTGTGCTGATTGGGCTATCTATTTCACTTGAAGCCGCGCTGATTGCGCTGGTTTATCTGGTACTGATCCATAAGCTGGAATACTTTATCAATGCGCGCATTTTTGGCAGTCGTATTAGCGCTAAAACCTGGGAAATCCTGCTGGCGATGCTGGTATTTGAATCCGCCTTTGGCCTCGCCGGCGTGATCGCCGCGCCGGTTTATTATGCCTACCTTAAGGCGGAACTACGTGCCGCCAGTTTGATTTAA
- a CDS encoding ribonuclease domain-containing protein: protein MNKKPIIAAILVIIASYAGLRKPGEQPAPANRPQTQIGTARSHSSNISVLTQQRRVADYLQQHHQLPGYYLGKAEARRQGWDPAKGNLCSVLPGKAIGGDRFSNREGGLPDRAGRRWFEADVNYQCGRRGTDRMLYSSDGLIFVTNDHYRHFERVN, encoded by the coding sequence ATGAATAAAAAACCGATCATCGCGGCAATCCTGGTCATTATTGCCAGCTACGCCGGATTACGAAAGCCCGGGGAACAGCCCGCGCCCGCCAACAGGCCCCAAACGCAGATCGGCACTGCCCGTTCGCATAGCAGCAATATCAGCGTACTGACGCAGCAGCGGCGGGTGGCGGATTACCTTCAACAGCATCATCAGCTGCCTGGCTACTATCTGGGTAAGGCAGAGGCACGCCGCCAGGGATGGGATCCGGCAAAGGGTAACCTGTGCAGCGTGCTGCCCGGTAAAGCGATTGGCGGTGACCGCTTTAGCAATCGTGAGGGCGGGCTACCGGACAGGGCCGGGCGGCGCTGGTTTGAGGCCGATGTCAACTACCAGTGCGGCCGTCGTGGCACGGATCGCATGCTGTACTCCAGCGACGGGCTTATCTTTGTGACCAACGACCATTATCGTCATTTCGAGCGAGTGAACTAA
- a CDS encoding barstar family protein, with product MQRVSFDLQRVEDCADFYRQFAIAFNLNFFGANQDALWDMLTGGVPLPLRITLRHLQGHPQQAELERIVAVMKEAEQETGGAFSVHISPR from the coding sequence ATGCAGCGGGTCAGCTTCGATTTACAGCGGGTAGAGGACTGCGCTGACTTCTACCGTCAGTTTGCAATCGCATTTAATCTCAACTTTTTTGGCGCCAATCAGGATGCGCTCTGGGATATGCTCACCGGCGGCGTGCCGTTGCCGCTGCGCATCACATTACGCCATCTGCAAGGCCATCCGCAGCAGGCCGAACTGGAGCGTATTGTGGCAGTGATGAAGGAAGCAGAGCAGGAAACGGGTGGGGCATTCAGCGTTCATATCAGCCCACGCTGA
- a CDS encoding virulence factor SrfC family protein, giving the protein MKSLNNILSAQAKNQRDALTQGISQALEWLEVNRQLAPRLNREADRLAIKLLRQHNRASVLARQAEQPCAIGLFGLAQAGKSYLVGALAASGKGRVECALGNSVLDYASQLNPQQQTANLVLRFSGRQHSSDSSWPVQLDLLTECELVAILALQYHQNYGSRPADAAGFDEQQLEDKVQNVAMYRQPGGTDGINRHQMVALWDTLRLILPANSALESHFWPQATELAPLLGVDERARLFSLLWGEDRQITALYRQLAHVLHHLSCVEQVLAPLSVLDEPSYSLLYKNGISQFNAATDLIIQVLPRHNGRGLAPVSVAMAELTLLSREIMLPLYSAPREELFSEVDLLDYPGFTTPSVLPDDEQYALALRFLQARRPFLLQRAAQQQDVTHLLVCSAAAHRNETRQVGLLLDFWVKQTQGETRALRSGRKPGLIWAMTPFDQRITHGHHCDAAVQRFVGNPGDAWGALLAMDEKGLQRMTGYLVNEVQRGGKLQRIASQRIEIQRELTDNQLGCWHQEADGEDPTQRMRIAETLLKALQTRTGVHGELLERLVPLRDTLRHLFLQRQHQHNRTVADEYSLSEDDPFGIGMAIDLLSDQPLTAVQSSYHSAPPVDHEVEFAQSVYRHWVNQLRLLPDNGPLLTLLGVSKPTLERLTEELITASVRQQLENALVHVLADNDTHGLPAEQIADRQVSRALSVLGDFVAWLGFQQLPESQRPDSRINRGQKIFAKPEAQTVSLGPGQRLTRLALKPNNHAAFYIYDWLVGLNEMIVQNAGYGASREISPQQREKLAQILTQLTP; this is encoded by the coding sequence ATGAAATCTCTGAATAACATCCTGTCAGCACAGGCTAAAAACCAACGTGATGCCCTGACACAGGGCATCAGCCAGGCGCTGGAGTGGCTGGAGGTGAACCGTCAGCTGGCTCCGCGCCTTAACCGGGAAGCTGACCGTCTGGCGATCAAACTGCTGCGCCAGCATAACCGGGCCAGTGTGCTGGCGCGCCAGGCTGAACAGCCTTGCGCCATCGGGCTGTTTGGTCTGGCTCAGGCCGGTAAGTCGTATCTGGTGGGGGCGCTGGCCGCCAGCGGTAAAGGACGCGTCGAATGCGCGCTCGGTAACAGCGTACTGGATTACGCCAGCCAGCTGAATCCGCAGCAGCAGACGGCAAACCTGGTGCTGCGCTTCAGTGGTCGGCAGCACAGCAGCGACAGTAGCTGGCCGGTTCAGCTGGACTTGCTCACCGAATGTGAACTGGTGGCCATCCTCGCACTGCAATATCATCAAAATTATGGTTCCCGTCCGGCAGATGCTGCGGGCTTTGACGAGCAGCAGCTGGAAGATAAAGTGCAGAATGTGGCGATGTATCGCCAGCCGGGGGGGACCGACGGCATTAACCGTCACCAGATGGTGGCGCTGTGGGATACGCTCCGTCTGATCCTGCCGGCCAACTCCGCGCTGGAGAGTCATTTCTGGCCGCAGGCGACAGAACTGGCCCCGCTGCTGGGCGTGGACGAACGTGCACGACTGTTTTCATTGCTGTGGGGCGAAGACCGGCAGATCACCGCGCTTTACCGTCAGCTGGCGCACGTTTTACATCATCTCTCCTGCGTGGAGCAGGTGCTGGCTCCGCTTAGCGTGCTGGATGAGCCTTCCTACAGCCTGCTGTACAAAAACGGGATCAGTCAGTTCAATGCCGCCACCGACCTGATAATACAGGTGCTGCCACGCCACAACGGGCGCGGGCTGGCCCCGGTCAGCGTGGCGATGGCAGAATTAACCCTGTTGAGCCGGGAAATCATGCTGCCGCTTTACAGCGCACCGCGTGAAGAGCTGTTCAGCGAGGTCGACCTGCTTGATTACCCCGGATTTACCACCCCTTCGGTACTACCGGATGATGAGCAGTACGCGCTGGCGCTGCGGTTTTTACAGGCACGCCGTCCGTTTCTGTTGCAGCGCGCGGCGCAACAACAGGACGTCACCCATCTGCTGGTATGCAGCGCAGCGGCTCACCGCAATGAGACCCGCCAGGTGGGTCTCCTGCTCGACTTCTGGGTGAAACAGACCCAGGGAGAAACCCGTGCATTACGCAGCGGACGCAAGCCGGGCCTGATCTGGGCGATGACGCCATTCGATCAGCGTATAACCCACGGCCATCATTGCGATGCGGCGGTGCAACGCTTCGTGGGCAATCCGGGCGACGCCTGGGGCGCGTTGCTGGCGATGGATGAAAAAGGCCTACAGCGGATGACGGGTTACCTGGTTAATGAAGTGCAGCGCGGCGGCAAGCTGCAACGCATTGCCAGCCAGCGTATTGAGATCCAGCGCGAACTGACGGACAACCAGCTGGGCTGCTGGCATCAGGAGGCGGATGGAGAAGATCCGACGCAGCGCATGCGCATTGCTGAAACGCTGCTAAAAGCATTGCAGACGCGTACCGGCGTTCACGGTGAACTGCTGGAGCGTCTGGTGCCGCTGCGCGATACGCTGCGTCATCTGTTTCTGCAACGCCAGCATCAGCACAACCGCACCGTGGCCGATGAATACAGCCTCAGTGAGGACGACCCGTTCGGGATCGGTATGGCCATCGACCTGCTGAGCGACCAGCCGCTGACAGCGGTACAAAGCAGCTATCACAGCGCGCCGCCGGTCGATCATGAAGTGGAATTTGCGCAAAGCGTCTATCGTCACTGGGTTAATCAGCTGCGCCTGCTGCCGGATAACGGCCCGCTGTTAACGTTGCTGGGCGTCAGTAAACCGACGCTGGAGAGGTTAACCGAAGAGCTGATCACCGCCAGCGTGCGCCAGCAGCTGGAAAATGCGCTGGTGCACGTATTGGCCGACAACGACACGCACGGACTGCCCGCCGAACAGATCGCCGATCGTCAGGTATCACGCGCGCTGAGCGTACTGGGAGATTTTGTTGCGTGGCTCGGTTTCCAGCAGCTGCCAGAATCACAGCGGCCGGACAGCCGGATCAATCGTGGGCAGAAAATTTTTGCTAAACCTGAAGCGCAGACCGTCAGTCTGGGACCGGGCCAGCGTTTAACCCGGCTGGCGCTGAAGCCGAACAATCATGCCGCGTTTTATATCTACGACTGGCTGGTGGGTCTCAATGAGATGATAGTGCAAAATGCCGGTTATGGTGCCTCACGCGAAATCAGCCCGCAGCAGCGCGAAAAGCTGGCGCAGATATTAACGCAGCTGACCCCTTAG